A part of Roseofilum casamattae BLCC-M143 genomic DNA contains:
- a CDS encoding thylakoid membrane photosystem I accumulation factor yields MLLNQIYHWKQIVFRSCLLLAVIGWMWLFGLSSPAAMAAIDKDTFDGNIFALYGGNGSLVPPRISFPNSLQQDRATLLIFYLDDSRDCKQYTTVVSQLQAYYGRIVDFVPLSVDQIIFDSPDDSTSPAYYYRGQIPQTIIFDRQGNRIFDEVGRIPFETVDTALRELFDFPPRENSTPRIPKAVNELNLELTQN; encoded by the coding sequence ATGCTATTAAATCAGATTTATCATTGGAAACAGATAGTGTTCCGTTCCTGTTTGTTGCTGGCTGTTATTGGTTGGATGTGGTTATTCGGCCTGTCAAGTCCAGCAGCTATGGCCGCGATCGATAAGGATACCTTTGATGGTAACATTTTCGCCCTTTATGGAGGCAACGGTTCTCTGGTTCCGCCCAGAATTTCTTTCCCCAACTCCCTACAACAAGACCGGGCAACCCTACTCATTTTTTATCTTGACGATAGCCGAGATTGCAAACAATATACGACAGTCGTTTCCCAGCTCCAAGCCTATTACGGTCGCATTGTTGATTTTGTTCCCCTCAGTGTTGACCAAATTATTTTCGACAGTCCAGATGACTCCACATCGCCTGCTTATTATTATAGAGGGCAAATTCCGCAAACTATAATTTTCGATCGCCAAGGCAACCGAATTTTTGACGAGGTGGGTAGAATTCCCTTTGAAACCGTCGATACGGCTCTGCGCGAGTTATTTGATTTTCCTCCACGAGAAAATTCTACTCCTCGCATTCCCAAAGCGGTGAATGAGTTAAACCTGGAGTTAACGCAAAATTAG
- a CDS encoding DUF4330 domain-containing protein, with protein MALLDSKGRLFGKLSILDLGALLVIGLVLFGIFFYPGTSGSVAQVGVETKPVEVDAIVRGLSIRNPEALIQEFEESKSTNIIIRNQPYGKVAVKSIERLNRQVIVPQPDGTVKALPDPRGDSTFAMDMLLTLGGNAQVTDSGVVLGNSKLKIGTPIELEGMTYNFNGSVIEVRILE; from the coding sequence ATGGCACTGCTCGATTCAAAAGGTCGGTTATTTGGTAAACTATCTATCCTAGACTTAGGCGCTCTTCTAGTTATCGGCCTCGTCTTATTCGGAATCTTCTTCTATCCAGGAACCTCCGGATCGGTGGCCCAAGTGGGGGTAGAAACCAAGCCAGTAGAGGTTGATGCGATCGTGCGCGGACTGAGCATCCGCAACCCAGAGGCACTAATTCAAGAGTTTGAAGAGAGCAAAAGTACCAATATTATTATCCGCAATCAGCCTTACGGCAAGGTAGCAGTTAAATCAATCGAGCGGCTCAATCGCCAAGTAATAGTACCCCAACCGGATGGAACGGTGAAAGCCTTACCCGATCCCAGAGGAGACAGTACTTTCGCCATGGATATGCTGCTCACTCTCGGAGGCAATGCACAGGTCACCGATAGTGGCGTTGTCTTGGGAAATAGCAAGTTGAAAATTGGTACGCCTATTGAACTCGAAGGCATGACCTATAACTTTAATGGAAGCGTGATTGAAGTGCGCATTCTCGAGTAA
- a CDS encoding globin family protein: protein MSLNAQLLETSFALLRDRESEFTEYFYSNLFLDYPQVKPLFKSTDMKEQAKKLFASLALIVKNLKQPDKLTEALKALATRHVAYGVLPNHYPIIGMNLIKTMSMVLKEQWTPEIEQAWTEAYSSITEVMLAAED, encoded by the coding sequence ATGTCCTTAAACGCTCAACTTCTCGAAACTAGTTTTGCTCTTTTGCGCGATCGCGAAAGTGAATTTACGGAATATTTTTACAGCAATCTGTTTTTAGATTACCCTCAGGTTAAACCCTTGTTTAAATCTACAGACATGAAGGAACAAGCGAAAAAACTATTTGCATCTTTGGCATTAATAGTCAAGAATCTCAAACAGCCAGATAAATTAACAGAGGCTTTAAAAGCCTTAGCCACTCGACACGTAGCATATGGTGTTTTACCCAATCATTATCCGATTATAGGGATGAATCTCATTAAGACCATGTCGATGGTCCTGAAGGAGCAATGGACTCCGGAGATCGAACAGGCTTGGACTGAGGCGTATTCATCGATTACCGAAGTTATGCTTGCGGCAGAAGATTAG
- a CDS encoding metallophosphoesterase family protein: MNFCFRFAIISDLHIALQHTIWDHPRRFHLVELSIAALELVLDRISHLDLDFLLLPGDLTQHGEPENHRWLANRLSQLPYPVYVIPGNHDIPHKWANETSSGQAEFPHYYEKFGYHLHQSDYTCELLPGVRLIGLDSNDFDEEGRQLGYGYLNDGQMEWLAEVLATTKEPLRFVTIHHNVIEHLPDQSNHCLGKRYMLKNSDRLISMLRDAGVHLIFTGHLHIQDIARSGDLYEITTGSLVSYPHPYRLVHVESQPSGKTRVKVQSDRITSLPDWPDLHEFSREWMGERSRPFMMRILTNSPCDLEEKEAEKWVGDLRYFWADIARGDSQFHFPEFPEKLRDYLERFSADSDLGANQAIFEF; this comes from the coding sequence ATGAATTTTTGTTTTCGATTTGCAATTATCAGCGATTTACACATTGCCCTCCAACACACAATTTGGGATCATCCCCGGCGTTTTCATTTGGTGGAGTTAAGCATTGCTGCACTCGAGTTAGTGCTCGATCGCATCAGTCATCTCGATCTCGACTTTCTTTTATTACCGGGAGATTTAACCCAACATGGAGAACCGGAAAATCACCGATGGTTAGCCAATCGTCTGAGCCAATTACCTTACCCCGTTTATGTCATTCCTGGCAATCACGATATTCCGCACAAGTGGGCAAATGAAACCTCGAGCGGTCAAGCTGAATTTCCGCACTACTATGAGAAGTTTGGCTATCATCTGCATCAGTCAGATTATACCTGCGAACTCTTGCCAGGAGTCCGATTAATTGGTTTAGATTCTAATGATTTTGATGAGGAAGGAAGGCAGTTAGGCTATGGCTATTTAAATGACGGGCAAATGGAATGGTTGGCGGAAGTTTTAGCCACGACAAAGGAACCATTGCGGTTCGTTACAATCCATCATAATGTTATCGAACATTTGCCCGACCAATCCAATCATTGTTTGGGCAAGCGATATATGCTGAAAAATTCGGATCGCTTAATTTCCATGTTGCGCGATGCCGGAGTTCATTTAATTTTTACCGGACATTTGCATATCCAAGATATTGCGCGATCGGGGGATTTGTATGAAATCACGACGGGATCGTTGGTGAGTTATCCCCATCCCTATCGTCTGGTTCATGTTGAGTCGCAACCGAGTGGAAAAACGCGAGTTAAAGTCCAATCCGATCGCATTACATCTCTGCCAGACTGGCCCGATCTGCACGAGTTTTCGCGGGAGTGGATGGGAGAGCGATCGCGTCCATTTATGATGCGTATTTTAACCAACTCTCCCTGTGATTTAGAAGAAAAAGAAGCAGAAAAATGGGTAGGCGATTTGCGCTATTTCTGGGCAGATATTGCTCGAGGAGATAGTCAGTTTCACTTTCCCGAATTTCCAGAAAAATTGCGCGACTATTTGGAAAGATTTAGTGCGGATTCCGATTTAGGAGCAAATCAGGCAATTTTTGAGTTTTAG
- a CDS encoding DGQHR domain-containing protein, whose translation MTDPVPQLLSRHNNQLLVQPTQMGETPAYLTSVTLEWLANRVRFAYQLPLFQPKFDRKTHNTIRDAETIEQLQQRPLDWSRQASLAQYLAIRPHHKFSPILAVISPPWVDDPNAAEWDLDDRATQSAADYTALDPDLGLLDLPPTVPLFALDGQHRLMGVQGLMELIRSGSLTKYKKNKKPTGSVLTAEDLQQHYNVSPTRLQQLSQEKIGIELIPAVIPGETRNQARNRIRSIFVHVNLMAVRLSAGQLALLNEDDGFSIVARRIAIHHPLFKDEPDRSPQVNLDSATVSAKSTVLTTLQALKDMAERYLQHPYPHWKPQEKGLIPLRPEDEELQAGIDTFATLFDYLATLPSYRSLQDGFSSTEMRQFSFERHDGRGNILFRPVGQIALARALGLLVYRHQLSLEAIFAKLRAYDEQDGFSHIDRPQSLWYGVLFDPNKKRIQVAGRELAARLLVYLVNDCEDKLERGRLRHDLAVARSFEGRSLNFDGKWVKPKDVGMPATL comes from the coding sequence ATGACCGACCCAGTCCCCCAACTGCTATCTCGCCACAACAACCAACTCCTCGTCCAACCCACGCAAATGGGCGAAACTCCAGCCTACCTAACCTCCGTCACCCTAGAATGGCTCGCCAACCGAGTCCGCTTCGCCTATCAATTACCCCTGTTTCAACCCAAATTCGATCGCAAAACCCATAACACTATCCGCGACGCCGAAACCATCGAGCAACTGCAACAGCGTCCCCTGGACTGGTCTCGCCAAGCCTCCCTCGCCCAATATCTCGCCATCCGTCCCCACCACAAATTCTCCCCCATCCTCGCCGTCATCAGCCCTCCCTGGGTAGACGATCCTAACGCAGCAGAATGGGATCTCGACGATCGCGCCACTCAGTCTGCAGCCGACTATACCGCCCTCGATCCCGACCTCGGACTGCTCGACTTACCTCCCACCGTCCCCCTCTTCGCACTCGACGGTCAGCACCGACTCATGGGCGTGCAAGGCCTGATGGAACTGATCCGCAGCGGTTCCCTGACCAAATACAAAAAGAACAAAAAACCCACCGGTTCTGTCCTCACCGCAGAAGACCTGCAACAACACTACAACGTCTCCCCAACGCGCCTGCAACAGCTCTCCCAAGAAAAAATCGGCATCGAACTCATTCCCGCCGTCATCCCCGGAGAAACCCGAAATCAAGCCAGAAACCGCATCCGCTCTATCTTCGTCCACGTCAACCTCATGGCCGTGCGTCTCAGTGCCGGGCAGCTCGCACTGCTTAACGAAGATGATGGCTTTTCTATTGTCGCTCGGCGCATTGCCATTCACCATCCTCTATTCAAAGACGAACCAGACCGCTCCCCGCAAGTTAACCTAGACAGTGCCACCGTCTCCGCCAAGTCCACCGTACTCACCACCCTGCAAGCCCTGAAAGACATGGCCGAGCGCTACTTACAGCATCCCTATCCCCACTGGAAACCCCAAGAAAAAGGACTCATCCCCCTGCGTCCGGAAGACGAGGAACTGCAAGCGGGAATTGATACTTTTGCGACTCTCTTCGACTACCTCGCCACCCTACCCAGCTATCGATCGCTGCAAGATGGCTTTTCTAGTACGGAGATGCGCCAGTTTAGCTTTGAACGCCACGACGGTCGGGGAAATATTCTCTTTCGTCCCGTCGGTCAAATAGCTCTGGCGCGCGCTCTCGGTCTTTTAGTCTACCGCCACCAACTATCCCTAGAAGCAATATTTGCCAAACTGCGCGCTTATGATGAACAAGACGGCTTCAGTCACATCGATCGCCCCCAGTCTCTCTGGTATGGCGTTCTCTTCGACCCAAATAAGAAACGCATCCAGGTTGCCGGACGGGAGCTAGCCGCGCGCCTCTTAGTTTATCTGGTCAATGACTGCGAAGACAAACTAGAACGAGGGAGGCTGCGACACGACCTTGCGGTGGCGCGCAGCTTCGAGGGGCGATCGCTCAATTTTGATGGTAAATGGGTGAAACCCAAAGATGTGGGAATGCCAGCTACTCTCTAA
- a CDS encoding peptidylprolyl isomerase, which yields MTRAIMETEKGTINLELFDKDAPNTVKNFVELSQKGFYDGLTFHRVIDNFMIQGGCPQGTGTGGPGYKINCEINDNKHLAGTLSMAHAGPNTGGSQFFICHGPQPHLDGVHTTFGQTEDMDVVNAIRKGDKIVSVKIEE from the coding sequence ATGACCCGCGCTATTATGGAAACCGAAAAGGGAACCATTAACTTAGAACTGTTTGATAAGGATGCTCCCAATACGGTAAAAAACTTTGTCGAGCTATCCCAGAAAGGATTTTATGATGGCTTAACCTTCCACCGGGTTATTGATAACTTCATGATTCAAGGTGGATGTCCTCAAGGAACTGGAACCGGCGGTCCCGGTTACAAAATTAACTGCGAAATTAACGATAATAAACATTTAGCCGGAACCCTTTCCATGGCTCATGCAGGTCCCAATACTGGCGGAAGTCAATTCTTCATCTGTCACGGACCTCAACCGCACCTCGATGGCGTTCACACCACCTTCGGTCAAACTGAAGATATGGATGTAGTGAATGCTATTCGTAAAGGAGATAAAATTGTTTCCGTGAAGATTGAAGAATAG